CGGCCGCGAATCGGCGTGCACAATCTGGGCGAAATAGCCAGGCGCCAAGGAGAGACAGAAGCCGAAGACGGTGAAACTGAGAAAGCCCACCGAGGACGCCAGCCAAAATGCCCCGCGCGCCTCGCTGGAGACCGATGGCCGGCGCGGCGCCAGCACCCGCAACGGCTGCGGACCCGCGATCGAGGTGATGGCCGGACGGGCCTTCAGCAGGTACAGCGGGACCAGCAGCCCTGCAAGTAGCAGCGAATGCAGGTAGTACGGAGTCGAGGTGGGCCCCGGCAGCATCGAAAGCACTCCCCCGATGGCGGGACCGGCCGCCACGCCGCCCGCCGACGCCAGCAAGGTGAACCTCGACGCCCACTCGGGACGGCTGGGCAGCAGCTCGCGCAGCGCCGCCGAACTGGCGCCGGTGGCGAGCGCCACAGCAATGCCCTGCAGCGCCCGGCCGGCACACAGCGCGAACATGCTGTCCGCCGTTGCAAACACCGAACCTCCCGCAAGGCCCACCAGCACCGAAAGCATCAGCGCTGCCCGCCGGCCGATGTGGTCGGACCAGTGGCCTGCCAGGATCAGGGTGGCCACCAGCGCCAGTACATAGGCGGAAAACGCCACAGTGATATCCAGGGCGGTGATGCCAAGCTTGGCCTGCAGCAGCGGGTAGATCGGGGTCGCTAGATTCGCGCCGACAAGCAGCGTGAAGATCACGGCGCCGGCCATCACCAGCCGGGCCGTAGTGGAGGCGTCCCAGCCCCAGCGTTCTGCCGTGGCGGGGCGCATGCGAAGCTCGCTGAAGACCGTCATATCCATGCCCTTGCGTAAAACCGGACCGCGTATTCCCTGTGATGGGGGAACGGCCAGCCCGTGATGATTTGATACATCAAGAATGGGGCATTGCTGATCGAGTCAGCCTATTTTTATGCCAAAATTGATCAAAACAGTCAAGCTGCTACCGTCAAAATGAACCGGAGTGATGATTTGAACAGCCTGGACCCCACCGACCTGAAAATCCTGCTGGCGCTGATCCGGGATCCGCGGGTACAGATTGGCGAGCTTAGTGAAACGTTGGGCATCGCGCGCAACACCGCCCAGTCCCGGGTAAGGCGCATGCAGCGTTCCGGTTTGCTGCACGACGGCGGCCGCGAAATCGACCTGGAGGCTGTGGGCTACGACGTCGTCGCATTCGTCACCATTGAGGTGAACCACCGGGAACTCGACGGTGTGGTGGGCGCACTGCGCCTGATTGCACAGGTCCTGGAAGTGCACGAGATCTCCGGACGCGGCGATGTCTGGTGCCGCGTTGTGGCCACCGACACCCACAACCTCCAGGTTGCCCTTCGCTCCATCCTTCGGGTCAAAGGCGTCATCCGGACCGAGACAGTCCTGGCCCTGCATACCCATATCCCCTACCGGACCGAGCCGCTGATTAGCCGGCTGGCCTTGGGCGGCGCGGCGGCTCCAGCAGCCCCGCGGGCGCAGAAGCCGGGATAATGGTCCCGTGACTATCATCGATAACGCCGTCTACGTTGACGGCGTCCGCAGCGTCGAGCCGCAGAGCCTCGAACAGACTTTTGACATCCTGAACCGGCAGGGCGGCATGGCGTGGGTTGGCCTCTACCGGCCGACCGAAGACGAAATGGCCGCTGTCGCCGCGGAGTTTGGACTGCATCCGCTCGCCGTAGAGGATGCAATTTCCGCCCATCAGCGACCCAAACTGGAACGTTACGATGACAACCTCTTCACTGTGCTGCGGCCCGCACGGTATCTGGACGAGACTGAAACAGTGGAGTTCGGCGAACTCCACGTATTCACTGGCAGGAACTTTGTGGTCACCATCCGGCACGCCGAGAGCGGCGGGGTGGCGCAGGTGCGGCGACAGTTGGAACAGCGTCCAGAGCTCCTCAGCCACGGCCCGGAGGCTGTCCTCTACGCCCTGATGGACCAGGTAGTGGACGATTACGTTCCCGTCGTGGCGGGACTGGAAAATGATATCGACGAGATCGAAGACCAGCTGTTCAGCGGCGATTCCACTGTTTCACGGCGGATCTACGAACTGGCCCGGGAAGTCATCCAGTTCCAGCGGGCCATCCACCCGCTGCCGGCGATGATGCAGCTGCTGCGGCGGGGATTCGAAAAATACGGCGTGGACATCGATCTCCAACACAAGCTCCGCGACGTCGAAGACCACGTGGAGCGGCTGATTTCCCGCGCTGATTCCTTTCGCGACCTGCTGCAGAACGCACTCACCCTCGATGGCACGCTGACCGCCAACCGGCAAAACGAGGCCAGCGCCGAGCAGAACGAGCAGGTAAAGAAAATTTCGTCGTGGGCGGCAATTTTCTTCGCCCCGTCATTTGTCGCGGGCGTCTACGGGATGAACTTCGTCCGGATGCCCGAACTGCAGTGGGCCTACGGCTACCCAATGGCCATCGGGCTGATGGCCGGAACCGCAGCGCTGATGTACACGATCTTCAAACGGAAGGACTGGCTGTAGCCGACCCCGCCCGGCAGGTCCGCGTGTAGTCTGGCGTCATGAGCGCGCGGCGGGACCGGTTCCGGGACATCGTGGAGATCCTGACCAAGCACGGGCTGGGCTTCGCGCTGGCACACTTCGGGCTGGACAGGTTCCGGCCCGCCGGCGGGAACGCGGGACAGGATCACCATCGGCCACCCCGGGAAGCGACCCTGCCGGTGCGCGTCCGGCTCGCCTTGGAAGACCTCGGGGCCGTGTACATCAAGTTCGGCCAGATCATCTCAACGCGAACGGACCTA
This genomic window from Arthrobacter sp. EM1 contains:
- a CDS encoding MFS transporter, translated to MTVFSELRMRPATAERWGWDASTTARLVMAGAVIFTLLVGANLATPIYPLLQAKLGITALDITVAFSAYVLALVATLILAGHWSDHIGRRAALMLSVLVGLAGGSVFATADSMFALCAGRALQGIAVALATGASSAALRELLPSRPEWASRFTLLASAGGVAAGPAIGGVLSMLPGPTSTPYYLHSLLLAGLLVPLYLLKARPAITSIAGPQPLRVLAPRRPSVSSEARGAFWLASSVGFLSFTVFGFCLSLAPGYFAQIVHADSRPLIGLLAGLTLGSSALSQLLAVRGRFVVPAGLGVLAVSVLLIAAAAAWSSPWLLITASVAAGIGQGVSFRTVFNDVAGRVEASRHAQIISTVYVITYLGSAFPVIGLGLAAGVVGLQTAVTGFVVLCAIAAGVLALITLRGALRPA
- a CDS encoding Lrp/AsnC family transcriptional regulator, coding for MNRSDDLNSLDPTDLKILLALIRDPRVQIGELSETLGIARNTAQSRVRRMQRSGLLHDGGREIDLEAVGYDVVAFVTIEVNHRELDGVVGALRLIAQVLEVHEISGRGDVWCRVVATDTHNLQVALRSILRVKGVIRTETVLALHTHIPYRTEPLISRLALGGAAAPAAPRAQKPG
- the corA gene encoding magnesium/cobalt transporter CorA, coding for MTIIDNAVYVDGVRSVEPQSLEQTFDILNRQGGMAWVGLYRPTEDEMAAVAAEFGLHPLAVEDAISAHQRPKLERYDDNLFTVLRPARYLDETETVEFGELHVFTGRNFVVTIRHAESGGVAQVRRQLEQRPELLSHGPEAVLYALMDQVVDDYVPVVAGLENDIDEIEDQLFSGDSTVSRRIYELAREVIQFQRAIHPLPAMMQLLRRGFEKYGVDIDLQHKLRDVEDHVERLISRADSFRDLLQNALTLDGTLTANRQNEASAEQNEQVKKISSWAAIFFAPSFVAGVYGMNFVRMPELQWAYGYPMAIGLMAGTAALMYTIFKRKDWL